Genomic segment of Helicobacter enhydrae:
CAAACCACCCTTTATACAATTCTAGAATCCCCTAGGATCTCTCTTAAGGGGGGCAAGGGGAACTTATAGCAGCGTTCCCCTTATCCCCCTTAACAACCCCCATAACCCCAGCATTGCATTAGCAAGGCTCGTTCAAGATTACATTGACTTGGCATCCTTTGGGTTCTACAAGGTTAGTTTGGTTAGCAGTTGTTTGTGCTTATATTGAAATAGTGAGGGTTTATATTTTTTGGAGTTTTAAAAGATTGCAAAAAGATTCCAAGAATCAAAAACAAAACTTTTTAAAAAGATTCTAAGAATCCAAGAAACCAAAGAATCAAGAATCAAGAATGCTTTTACAAAGTTTCTAAAGATTCTAAGAATCTAGATTCAAATCAATTCAAATCAAAAACAATAAAACCACCAACACAATAAAACAAAAACATTGCACTCTATCGTTGGGTTGTCACACAAAAAGCGGGCAGGGGTTTGGGGGATTTTAAGGGGGATAAGGGGGGTGCCTCGCAATAAACCCCCTTGTCCCCCTTATAGAAAAAGCAAAGTGGGAATTGGTGACCAAGAAGTGTGCTTTTGAAAAAGCAATCTCAAAAACTAGGGAACAAATTAAACAATACCAAAGAGCATAGCCTCTCAAGCCAATTTCAACACAAGAATCCAATCGCACAAAATGACTAGCAAACAGCGTTTTGCACAAATGAGATTTGAGGTGATTCTAGAATCTATTGGGGTTTTATTTTTGGGATTGGTTTGACAAAAGCACGGCTTTTGGTTTTTCAAGCTTGGCTTGGTGTTTTTCTTAAGGGGGGCAAGGGGAACTTAGGGCAGCGTTCCCCTTATCCCCCTTAACAACCCCCATAACCCCAGCATTGCATTAGCAAGGCTCGTTCAAGATTACATTGACTTGGAATCTTTTTTGGTTCTACAAGGTTGGTTCGATCGGCGTTTGCCTTGCCTTGCCTTGCCTTTAATTCACCCCCTCTCCCCTTTCATTTTGATACACCCCTTTTTAAACCTCACTACTGATTAGTCGCCTTTGTCCCTGTGTCTTTGGCTTTGTTGGGCTTAGTAGGCACTATTCGATCTTTTTCTGTTTCCTCTGTAGGAGTATTTCCTACTCTCAAAGGAGCAGTGGTTTGTGCTTTTGCATTCTCAATGCTTGTTTTTTCTCCAAAGCTATATCTAGCTCCTAGATTGAATTGGAGTTGTGTCCTTAGTTTGTCTCCAAAGCTTTTCTCTACATCCACATAGACTCTAGTGGATTGATTAAGCTCTAGATTGCTTCCTACATTTAAAACCACTCTACCATTGGAAGCAAACTCAGGATTGTAAGCTTTTGTTGTGCTTGTAGTGAGTTTGTTGGATCCTCCTGTGACAAGATCATATTCATAGAATGTTCCAACATAAAGAGAGATGTTTTTGTCTTGTTCTACAATCTTTTTACCAAAACTAGCTCCTAGTCTAGTTCTAGTCAAAAACACACTCTCTTGGAGTGCTTTGAGTTGATTGCCTTTGCCACTTCTAGTTTTCATCTTGGTGGTGAAGTCAGATTGATTGAGATAACCTAAGCTTAACTCTAATTGTGGATCAATGAAATAATCTTGTTGTTCTCCTAGAATGAAACGATAACCCACTTCATTGGAGAGAGTGAATCCTAGATTGTTTGCAGTGTTGTTGTGATCACTACTATTGCTCAAAGAAAAATCAGAAGTGATATAGCTGAGTTTGGCAATTGTGTCATTATAAAGACCTACATTGCTCACATAAGAATGATAAAGAGCAATTTCATATCCACTTGATTGGATATTGGAGAGATAGATAGTATTGATACCACTCACATTGATTGCATTGCTAGCTTGAGTGGCTTTGTTGCTCTCACCCTTAGAGTGCATATAAGAGAATGCAAGTCCTATGTAGTTTTTGGCACCCTCTGTTTCTAGTGCATAATCATATCCTCCTTGAGCAGTCACATAGCTTGTGCGTGCTCCCAATCCAAAGTTAGATTCTTGGAGTCCTCCAAACACTCTAGCCCATACTCCTTGAGTGTAAGGATTGTCTCTAAGTTCTCCCATTCGTTTGTTAAGAGAATTGAGGTTTGCAATGTATAAATCATAATTGATAGAGAGAGCAGAAGTGAGAGCTTGTTGGGTGGTATTATCCACTCCTAGACTGATTGCTTTGCCTAGGAAGTAGGTGGTGTAGCCACCACCTGCTTGTGCTTTGCCATTTACCCCATCAACTTTACCATTTACCCCATCAACTTTACCATTTTCATTTGTGGCTACTTTTTCAAAGTCAATGAGAATCTTTTCTCCACCATTGATTGTTTCAATGGAGGTGAATGTGGCTAGGGCATTATTGACATTATCGCTATTATCTCTATTTTTTATGGTAGCGACGGCAATGTTGTGTTCTGTCTCTGTGCCACCACTTGAATATTTGATACTTGAAGTTTGGCTAGGGTCGATAGCAACGGCAATCTGTTCTTTGAGAGCAGTGTTGCCTTGATTGTTGTTTCCTACACTTAAGATGACAACACGATCAGAATAGGCGTGTCCGTAGGTGCCACCACTTGCTCCTACATCCACTCCTCCGATTTTGCTACCTGCTTGTGTTGCTTCAGTATCCACAGAGACAACAAAGGTGAGGTTGCTTGAAGAGAGTCCTACACTTTGTGAATCTGCTTGGTTTGTTTTTCCAATCTCTAGGAGGTTGAAGTTGTGGGCTTGTCCTAGTGTGGCTTGGGCATTGCTTGAGAGATTGAGGGTGGCAGATGTGGCATTGGCACTAAGCTTGAGGGTCTCTGTTGTGATTTTGGGGGCTTGGAGATTGAGAGTGCTTCCATTTCCAATCTCTGTGGTTGTGATAGTAGCGGTCCCATTTGTAAGATTGAGAGTGGATTCTGTGGCGTTGGCAGTAAGCTTAGTGATAGTGTTGGTCGCACCTTGGAGTGTGAGGGTGGAGTTGGTGCCATTGAGATTGAAGGTTGTGTTTCTGCCACTAGCTGTGTAAATATTTTTTGCTATGGTGAGATTAGCAGAATCAAGAGTGAATATATTTTCTCCACTAGCACCAGTGACAATAGCATAATCACCGCTACTACCATTTCCTTGATTATCAATTCCATTTGTTCCGATTGTGCTGTTACCTTGACCAATAAAAATGGTATTTTTTGCATTGTCTCCTGCAAAGATTCCATTATCAACAGCTATTTCCTCTATGAGAATGGTATTTTTTCCACCATTTTTGCTGATGATTTTATTAGCAGTAAGTTTCCCTTTGGCAATGTTGCTTACAGAGGGAGTATCTATCGCATTTGTATTGATTGTCAAATCTTTGGCAGTGCCACTACTTCCAAGTGTTAAAAATCCTTTGCCGATGTAATTACCACCAGTACCATTTACATTTGCTTCTACAACATTGATAGAAAGGGTATTTGTATCACCTGCTCTTTGGCTATTGTTAAGTTCAAGGCTAAGAATATTGCGATAATCGCTAGTAGCATAATATTGGTTTGCAAACATTGCCTGTAAATTTTCTAAATAAAGCGTAGCTTGTTTTTTGAATTGTATAAGATTGTAGGATTGTGCGCCTCCAAATTTTCTGCTCTTATCATGCTCAGCTTCTCGTGGTCTTGCGATAATACTCACACGGTTACTACTCTCTCCAATTTCTCCCTTATTTTCAAAAAGGATTCGGTTGTGAGCATTGTATTTGTATTGTGCATTCTGACCACCACCTGAACCTTCAGCTATGATTTGTCCTGTGCTTCCATTTCCTTTGATGAAATTGGTTGAGTTGCTATGATTTTTGAAAGTGATATTGACTCGTGTATTATTTTCACTTGAATATCCGTATGATCCATTGCCTACGACTATACCTCCACTGGCTGTAATATTTCCTTCAATCCCTCCAGCTCCATTTTGAAAAATGAAATTTTGCTCACCATTAGTATATAATGCTGTTAAATTTCCTTTGAGTTTTGCTCCACTATCAAAAGTGAAATTTGTTTTAACTCTCTGATAAATTATTCCACCTTCCTTCCGAGCATTAATATCGATATTGCCTATCATATCACCTTTGAAAGTGGCATTAACTATATCATTAAGTTGACTAGCCTTAACTTCAATATTGCCCTTGAGGGCTGTTTTTGGTGTGTCACTTCCTGCTGTATTGGGGGTAGTGCCATCAAAAACAAGTGTTGCTGTGCGAGCACTTCCCCATCTTATTAGATCAAAATCAATGAAAAGTGTGCTAGTGCCAGCATTTCCTAATTGGAGTCCATTGTTTTTGTTGATGAGTTTGATTTGAGCATTACCTCCACCTATGGAGGCTTCTGCTCCTTGTTGTTGGCTCCCACCACTATTTCTAAATTTGAGAGTGAAATTATCGATTGTTAGAGAGCCACTTGGTAATTGAACAAATTGTATTTTATTGAATTGCGAATTTCTTTCTGCTTCAATTTTTAAGGTAGTGAATTTTTGAAAACCTGTTTCACCAACACCTTGTTTCCAACAAATCGCACTTGCACTGCCGTCACAATCTGTCGCACTCGCTACACTTACACCTAATGCCAATGCCAACGAAGTGGCAACAAGGGGTTTGAAAATAGAGGCGTGCTTTTCCATAGTTATACCCCCCCCCATAGATATTTTATCGCTTATTGTTTGTCTCAAGATGTTCATCTTATGCTCCTTAATTGAAATTTAAATCATTTCAAATATATCAAAAAAATTTCTGATTTTTTAATCAGATTCTCAAATCGCGGTGTTTGTTTGCATTTTTGTGTTTCAAATCACACAAGAATCCATTCAACAAATGAATGACTTTTTGCTAAAATGCAGAATTTAATCAAATCATTTCAGTGTAAGGTTGTTTTTTGGATATAGGCGGATTATTCAAGCAGATCACAGGTTTTTATGAGAAAATGAACAAGAAGCAAAAGATCGTGCTTCTCTCAAGCGTCGTCGTCGTGGTCGGGTTTTTGGCGTATTTGATCGTGTTTTCTACAAGTCGTGGAGGCAATCCGACTTCTGGCTATTCTGTGCTGTTTGAAAAGGTAGATCCAAAAGATAGTGCATTGATTGTGGAATACCTTCAACAAAACCAAATCCCCTATCAACTTCCTCAAGAAGACAAGATTTTGGTGCCGACAGATCAAGTGTATGAGCAGAGGATCGCACTAGCGAGCAAAGGGATACCCAAAAACTCAAAAGTGGGGTTTGAAATCTTTGATACCAAAAACTTCGGAGATACGGATTTTGATCAAAAAGTGAAATTCATCCGAGCGATCGAGGGAGAGCTCTCACGCACGATTGAGTCTCTAGTGCCGATTGAGAGTGCAAGCGTGCATATCGCATTGCCCAAAGAATCAGTGTTTGTGAGCAAAGCAACTCCCCCCACTGCGTCGGTGGTGGTCAAAATCAAAGAAAATATGGTGCTATCGCCCACTCAAGTGCTAGGGATCAAAAACCTAGTCGCTGCCGCAGTGACAAACCTCACTCCCGAAAATGTCAAAATCGTCGATGACAATGGAGAAACGCTAGGTGAAAACACGGAGGAAAATGCCTCAAGAGAGTTATCCAAAATCATCGCAATGCAACTCAAGTATAAGACAAATTATGAAAAAGCCCTAGAAGAGAAAATCATCAAGATCTTGGCACCGATTGTCGGTGGGCAAGATCGCGTAGAGGCAAAGGTCACCGCAGAGTTTGATTTCAGACAAACCAAAAGCACTCAAGAGGTGTTTGATCCCAACAATGTCGTGCGTAGTGAGCAGAGTTTGGAGGAAAAAAGAGAGGGGAGCAAACCCAAAGAAGTCGGTGGTGTGCCCGGTGTGGTGAGCAATATCGGTCCTGTGCAGGGGCTCAATGATGCAGGTAGGGAAAAATACGAAAAATCCACAAATACGACTAACTACGAAGTGGGCAAAACGGTGAGCGAGATCAAAGGGGAGTTTGGGGTATTGAAGCGATTGAGTGCTGCGGTGGTCGTGGATGGAAGCTATGAAAAAGTAGAAGAAAATGGAGTAGAGAAGCTCAAATATGTCCCAATCACTCCTGAAAATCTCAGCAAGATCGATGCGTTGGTCAAACAAGCTGTGGGGTTTAGCAAATCGCGTGGAGATGAGATCAGTGTCAGCAATTTCGAGCTCAATGGAATGAGCAAAGCCTATAAGCCCAAAGACAAATGGGAGTTGTTTGTGAGCGATTTGAAAAAGTATGTGGATCCTTTCACGCCGATTGTCAAATATCTCATCGTGGTTTTGATTGCTTTTGTTTTCTACAAGAAAGTTATCGCACCATTTATCGAGAGAATGCTTTCTGTCTCCAATGAAGAGGATGATATTTTGCAGTCAATGCTTGATGATGAGGATGTCAAAGAGGGGGATTCACGCTTGAGTGAGATGCGTAAAAGGGTGGAGGAGCAACTCTCTGGCGAGAGTTTGTTCAACGAGGAAGATGTCAAATACGATGTGTTGGTTGAGAAAATGAGAGATTTGATTTCTGAGAAGCCTCAAGAGATTGCTGCGTTGTTTCAGAAACTCATTACAGATGAGCTAGATATTGATGGCAACAAAAATGAGCCAAAACCAACGGAAATGTAGAAAGGAGCAGTGATGGCAAATTTAACTCCACGCCAAAAAGAGCAGTTTGATGATTTGTCAATGTCTGAAAAGATCGCTATTTTGTTGTTGCAAATGGGGGATGAAGTCACAAGTGATATTTTGCATTATTTGGATACAGAGGCTGTGACGGAGGTGTCCAAGCATATTGCTTTGATGAATGGGACAGATCGAGCGATAGGTGCAGCGGTTTTGGAAGAATTTTTTGCAATATTCCAATCCAATCAATACATCAGCAGTGGTGGTTTTGACTATGCACGAGAGATTCTGACCAAAGCGTTGGGACAAGAGGAGGCTAAGCGAATCATTGACAAGCTTTCCAAAACAATGCAAACCTCGCAGAATTTCAGCTACCTTGCCAAAGTCAAGCCTCAACAACTTGCCAACTTCATCATCAATGAGCATCCACAAACCGTGGCTTTGATTTTGGCTCACATGGATTCTGCAAGTGCAGCCCAAACGCTTAGCTATTTTTCTGATGATGCCAAAGCCGAAATCGCAATAAGAATGGCAAATCTAGGGGATATTTCCCCAAGTATTGTCAAAAGGGTCTCCACGGTGCTTGAAAACAGGCTTGACGCATTGACAAGTTACAAAATCGAGGTGGGTGGTCCAAGAACTGTGGCAGAAGTGTTCAACAAATTGGGACAAAAGGCTGCTGTCACTACGATTGAGCATATCGAAAAAGTGGATAAGAGTTTGGCAAGTATGATCAAAGAAATGATGTTTACTTTCAACGACATTGTCAATCTAGACAATAGTGCGATCCGCGAGATTCTCAAAGTCGTAGATAAAAAAGATTTGACTTTGGCACTCAAAACCGCAACAGATGAGCTCAAAGAAAAATTCACTTCCAATATGTCCCAGCGTGCTGCCGAGCAGTTCATTGAAGAAATGCAATTTTTGGGTGCTGTGAAGCTCAAAGATGTAGAAGCCTCACAGAGAAAAATCGCAGAGATGGTGCAATCACTAGCAGATCAAGGATTAATTCAAATAGGTGATGGAGATGAAGTTGTTGAATAACGAGAGTTTTGAAGAGAATAACTATATTGCCGGGGAAATGCAAGAGGGGCATATCATCAAAAAGTATGAGTTCCGCAATATCGAAAAAGAGCCCGAGCTTGTCAATGCGATCGAGGAAAAAGGGATTTATACCCCTCCGGCTCCTCAGCAGGTGCCAGAAATCGATAATGAAAAACTAGAGGAACTTCTCAAAGGGCAAAAGCTCCTAGAAGAAAAAATCCTTGCTTTGAGCACACAAATAGAAGCACAGAATCAAGGGGAGGGCAAAGAGCTTGAGGCGGTGCGTCAGAGTGCCTATCAGCAGGGGTTGCTTGAGGGGGAACAAAAGGCAAAAGAAAAAATGCAAATCGAACAAGATCATCAAGAGCAAAGGGTGGTTTTGGCACTCCAAGAGTTAGATCAGCATTTGGCGGCAATCAAAACGCGTATCACTGAGATTGAAAAAGATTTGAGTGTGATTGCTCTTGATATTGCCAAAGAGGTGATTTTGCAAGAGGTGCAAGAGCGTCATCAAGAGATCGCACTCACCCTTGCCAAAGAGCTTCTAGCCCCTGTCGCAGAAAATATCACAGTGACTTTGCGTGTCAATCCTCTTGATTTGAATCATCTACAAGAAAGGATAGAGGGGACTCGGCAAGTTGAGTTTGTGGCTGATCCTTCTGTGGGAAAAGGCGGGGTTGTCATCAATTCTGCTTATGCCAATTTTGATGGGAGTATTTTGTCGCGTTATAAACATCTCAAGCAAAGCTTACTTGATGAAAAAGGTCTGTGATGGATTGGACTCATCAACAAATCGCCAACGCAGACATCGCGGTTTTGGAGCAAATCTCCCAACAGATTCGCGATAGGATTTTGGAGGTTGTTTCACGCAATGGAGGGCATTTGAGCTCGACATTGGGGGCTGTGGAGTTGATTGTTGCGATGCACAAGGTGTTTGATTGTGAGGTTCATCCTTTTATCTTTGATGTGGGGCATCAAGCCTATGCTCACAAGCTTTTGACTAAGAGGTGGGAGGAGTTTGAGACTTTGCGGCAGTTTGGAGGGATGAGTGGTTTCCCTAGCCCCAAAGAATCTTTGAGCGATTATTTCATCACAGGGCATAGCTCTACTTCTATTTCCCTAGCACTTGGTTGTGCCAAAGCGTTTGCCCTGCGTCAAGAATCCAAAATCCCCATTGCTTTGATTGGTGATGGTGCGATGAGTTCGGGGTTGGTGTATGAAGCACTGAATGAATTGGGCGAGAGAAAATATCCGATGATTATTATTTTGAATGATAATGAGATGAGTATCAGCAAACCTATCGGAGCGATCAGTCGCTGTTTGTCTCAAATGATTGCAAGTCCGTTGTGCCAAAGTTTCAAGAGCAATCTCAAAAAGATTCTCTCCAAAATGCCTGAGAGTGCGACTTATATGGCACGCAAATTTGAAGAGGCTTTCAAGCTGATTTCACCGGGTGTTATTTTTGAGGAACTTGGATTGAATTATATCGGTCCGATTGATGGACACAATCTAGAGGAGATTGTCACAACTCTCAAAAAAGCAAAAGAGATCAATGCTCCAGTGATTATCCACGCACAAACGCTCAAGGGGAAGGGGTATAAAATCGCAGAGGGACATTTGGAGAACTGGCATGGCGTCTCGCCTTTTGATTTGCAAAGTGGCAAAAGTGCCAAAAGCTCATCTATCACCCCGACACGCACTTTTTCTGAAGCTTTGCTCCAATTGGCTCAAGAGCGTGAAGATGTGGTGGGGATCACAGCTGCTATGCCAAGTGGCACGGGAATGAATGCTTTGATCGATGCGTTTCCTGAGCGTTTTTGGGATGTGGCGATCGCAGAAGCACACGGGGTCACTTCGATGGCAAGTATGGCTAAATGTGGATTCAAGCCTTTTGTGGCGATTTATTCGACTTTTTTGCAAAGAGCTTATGATCAGATCATCCACGATACAAGCATTTTGTCTCTACCTGTGGTGTTTGCAATCGATCGTGCAGGGATTGTGGGTGAGGATGGTGAAACACATCAAGGTTTGCTTGATGTGGCGTATCTGCGTTCTATCCCCAATATGATTGTTTTTGCCCCAAGGGACAATGCCACTCTCAAAGAAGCGGTTTTGTTTGCTTCAAATGTCAAAGAGGCACCTTGTGCGTTTAGATATCCACGCAATCGCTTCGCTTTGGCAGAAGGGGTGTTTGCTCCGACTCCATTTGAAATCGGGAAGCTTGAGGTTTTGTATCAAAGCCAACAGCCCTCTGTGTTGTTGATCGGGTATGGCAATGGCGTGGGGCGTGGGTGGCTTGTGGCACAAGAGTTGCAAAAAGAAAACATCGGTGTGACACTGGTGGATTTGCGTTTTGTGAAGCCTTTGGATCAGGAGGGGCTAGAATCTTTGCTTGATGCACACGCTTTTACTTTTGTTTTGAGTGATAGCTATCTACTTGGTGGGGTGGGAAGTGCGATTATGGAATCTTGTG
This window contains:
- a CDS encoding autotransporter outer membrane beta-barrel domain-containing protein, translated to MNILRQTISDKISMGGGITMEKHASIFKPLVATSLALALGVSVASATDCDGSASAICWKQGVGETGFQKFTTLKIEAERNSQFNKIQFVQLPSGSLTIDNFTLKFRNSGGSQQQGAEASIGGGNAQIKLINKNNGLQLGNAGTSTLFIDFDLIRWGSARTATLVFDGTTPNTAGSDTPKTALKGNIEVKASQLNDIVNATFKGDMIGNIDINARKEGGIIYQRVKTNFTFDSGAKLKGNLTALYTNGEQNFIFQNGAGGIEGNITASGGIVVGNGSYGYSSENNTRVNITFKNHSNSTNFIKGNGSTGQIIAEGSGGGQNAQYKYNAHNRILFENKGEIGESSNRVSIIARPREAEHDKSRKFGGAQSYNLIQFKKQATLYLENLQAMFANQYYATSDYRNILSLELNNSQRAGDTNTLSINVVEANVNGTGGNYIGKGFLTLGSSGTAKDLTINTNAIDTPSVSNIAKGKLTANKIISKNGGKNTILIEEIAVDNGIFAGDNAKNTIFIGQGNSTIGTNGIDNQGNGSSGDYAIVTGASGENIFTLDSANLTIAKNIYTASGRNTTFNLNGTNSTLTLQGATNTITKLTANATESTLNLTNGTATITTTEIGNGSTLNLQAPKITTETLKLSANATSATLNLSSNAQATLGQAHNFNLLEIGKTNQADSQSVGLSSSNLTFVVSVDTEATQAGSKIGGVDVGASGGTYGHAYSDRVVILSVGNNNQGNTALKEQIAVAIDPSQTSSIKYSSGGTETEHNIAVATIKNRDNSDNVNNALATFTSIETINGGEKILIDFEKVATNENGKVDGVNGKVDGVNGKAQAGGGYTTYFLGKAISLGVDNTTQQALTSALSINYDLYIANLNSLNKRMGELRDNPYTQGVWARVFGGLQESNFGLGARTSYVTAQGGYDYALETEGAKNYIGLAFSYMHSKGESNKATQASNAINVSGINTIYLSNIQSSGYEIALYHSYVSNVGLYNDTIAKLSYITSDFSLSNSSDHNNTANNLGFTLSNEVGYRFILGEQQDYFIDPQLELSLGYLNQSDFTTKMKTRSGKGNQLKALQESVFLTRTRLGASFGKKIVEQDKNISLYVGTFYEYDLVTGGSNKLTTSTTKAYNPEFASNGRVVLNVGSNLELNQSTRVYVDVEKSFGDKLRTQLQFNLGARYSFGEKTSIENAKAQTTAPLRVGNTPTEETEKDRIVPTKPNKAKDTGTKATNQ
- the fliF gene encoding flagellar basal-body MS-ring/collar protein FliF produces the protein MDIGGLFKQITGFYEKMNKKQKIVLLSSVVVVVGFLAYLIVFSTSRGGNPTSGYSVLFEKVDPKDSALIVEYLQQNQIPYQLPQEDKILVPTDQVYEQRIALASKGIPKNSKVGFEIFDTKNFGDTDFDQKVKFIRAIEGELSRTIESLVPIESASVHIALPKESVFVSKATPPTASVVVKIKENMVLSPTQVLGIKNLVAAAVTNLTPENVKIVDDNGETLGENTEENASRELSKIIAMQLKYKTNYEKALEEKIIKILAPIVGGQDRVEAKVTAEFDFRQTKSTQEVFDPNNVVRSEQSLEEKREGSKPKEVGGVPGVVSNIGPVQGLNDAGREKYEKSTNTTNYEVGKTVSEIKGEFGVLKRLSAAVVVDGSYEKVEENGVEKLKYVPITPENLSKIDALVKQAVGFSKSRGDEISVSNFELNGMSKAYKPKDKWELFVSDLKKYVDPFTPIVKYLIVVLIAFVFYKKVIAPFIERMLSVSNEEDDILQSMLDDEDVKEGDSRLSEMRKRVEEQLSGESLFNEEDVKYDVLVEKMRDLISEKPQEIAALFQKLITDELDIDGNKNEPKPTEM
- the fliG gene encoding flagellar motor switch protein FliG, producing the protein MMANLTPRQKEQFDDLSMSEKIAILLLQMGDEVTSDILHYLDTEAVTEVSKHIALMNGTDRAIGAAVLEEFFAIFQSNQYISSGGFDYAREILTKALGQEEAKRIIDKLSKTMQTSQNFSYLAKVKPQQLANFIINEHPQTVALILAHMDSASAAQTLSYFSDDAKAEIAIRMANLGDISPSIVKRVSTVLENRLDALTSYKIEVGGPRTVAEVFNKLGQKAAVTTIEHIEKVDKSLASMIKEMMFTFNDIVNLDNSAIREILKVVDKKDLTLALKTATDELKEKFTSNMSQRAAEQFIEEMQFLGAVKLKDVEASQRKIAEMVQSLADQGLIQIGDGDEVVE
- a CDS encoding FliH/SctL family protein, producing MKLLNNESFEENNYIAGEMQEGHIIKKYEFRNIEKEPELVNAIEEKGIYTPPAPQQVPEIDNEKLEELLKGQKLLEEKILALSTQIEAQNQGEGKELEAVRQSAYQQGLLEGEQKAKEKMQIEQDHQEQRVVLALQELDQHLAAIKTRITEIEKDLSVIALDIAKEVILQEVQERHQEIALTLAKELLAPVAENITVTLRVNPLDLNHLQERIEGTRQVEFVADPSVGKGGVVINSAYANFDGSILSRYKHLKQSLLDEKGL
- the dxs gene encoding 1-deoxy-D-xylulose-5-phosphate synthase, with product MDWTHQQIANADIAVLEQISQQIRDRILEVVSRNGGHLSSTLGAVELIVAMHKVFDCEVHPFIFDVGHQAYAHKLLTKRWEEFETLRQFGGMSGFPSPKESLSDYFITGHSSTSISLALGCAKAFALRQESKIPIALIGDGAMSSGLVYEALNELGERKYPMIIILNDNEMSISKPIGAISRCLSQMIASPLCQSFKSNLKKILSKMPESATYMARKFEEAFKLISPGVIFEELGLNYIGPIDGHNLEEIVTTLKKAKEINAPVIIHAQTLKGKGYKIAEGHLENWHGVSPFDLQSGKSAKSSSITPTRTFSEALLQLAQEREDVVGITAAMPSGTGMNALIDAFPERFWDVAIAEAHGVTSMASMAKCGFKPFVAIYSTFLQRAYDQIIHDTSILSLPVVFAIDRAGIVGEDGETHQGLLDVAYLRSIPNMIVFAPRDNATLKEAVLFASNVKEAPCAFRYPRNRFALAEGVFAPTPFEIGKLEVLYQSQQPSVLLIGYGNGVGRGWLVAQELQKENIGVTLVDLRFVKPLDQEGLESLLDAHAFTFVLSDSYLLGGVGSAIMESCGKKVWSLEVGDRFVEHGESGVVEEMLGLSTQRLSQRIKEICGYKRSE